Genomic window (Zerene cesonia ecotype Mississippi chromosome 5, Zerene_cesonia_1.1, whole genome shotgun sequence):
gtggttcacctgatggtaaaacgatcaccaccgcctatgaacattcgcagaagctcagacctctgagagtgcgctgcccgcttttaagggataagggataaggaaaggattgatgaatatataataataggatACATACAATAGATAAAGATGCGTGAGttgaaaatgataaatattcacTGACATATGTACCTTAATACATAGGTCACAGGGTCTATTAAGGCCAATgagtttttctttaaaataaaaataaagattgaaatatttgaataaacacATTACCTTGTACTTAAATCTAGTGAAGTGTTTCTAGAAAATGTATTCTTAACCCATACCTTAATATGTAGACAAGACGTAATACCCAAAACCGATTTTCAGACATTTAATCCCTTGAACTTTTCCActtgaaacttttattaattcttacaCGAAACCTTCACAGAATTTATCGTCGTGTGACCCTACTTTCGCTACAGTTCGACGCGTTATTGGGCTCAGGCCGATCCTGGTTATTTACTAggtcaattaattattagcagTATGAAAAGGTGTACCTACATTGAAATCGATGTTTACTAttgacttttatattattgttttcttaaagACATATTTAGATATGTATTGGACATAAAAGGTTATAAGAACAGTAACTATCGCAAAATGCGATTCATTAAAAGTGGTGTGCCGTGATCCCAACTAATTTGTGTCGTAATTTACGATGTCATTACTGCTGTTATACACCTGTTATATGTATGTCAAATATCCCTACATAgtacctactataatatttagatattacaggagcaatatattttttttttttaagtgaatttgaaatatgatctttttttatttgaaaactgtcTGCAGTGCCTGCCATGTGGCCCCATTTAATAATGGTGTCATTCTGACAATCTGAGGGCATTTGGTTTtttgttaagaaatatatatctaacatATGACGagccttaataaaaaatgttgttatcAAAAGTCTATGTATCCCTATTTTTGCcatatcaaatgaaatatttaatcctataacattaaattttatcgtcTCTTATAAACGTAAAGCGTAGATACCTTACaaggttataaaaattattccagtcATCACGAATCGTCTAGAATTTACGGCGGTCGCTTTTACGTACCTTCCACATTAACCAAACTGCTTTCAGGTCATTTAGCAGCCAGACACGTGGATGTGATCAAATGATGTATTATCTTTtatgagttataaataatatttaacgctACAGCATatgattgataaataaacaataagcgaaggtaatatattatttgaaagacAGTTTTCGCTATGTGAAGATAATGTTATTTCGGCAGCAAAATAGAGTTACAAGTAAACAAAAGGCGATGCAAATGATAGCCAAATAAAATCAGTTCGTGTGTTCTAAGCACTAAATCGGTGAAGAACATAAATCTTGAGAAGGGTCTGTATTTGCATAAGATTATGCTCGGTATTAGCTAGGTCTGTGTGTGTATGGTTCACATAAGACTTCCAAAACACTTAGCACCTAGCCTATATATCGGAAGACTAAATGTTACAAAATCTGAAAATAAGTTAGTAACATTTTTTCAGAACTTAAAGTAGTTTTTGACGTGTtagttgaatttttaattaacgtttTATTGACGAGAGAATAGGGTAAATTATGCGaagtttcaaaatatttaagatattaaattatcaatagaTTTAGGTAACATTCACCTTTATTCTTATCTCCAATGGAATCGTCCCTGAGCTCctgttattaaacattattacatgctttttattagctttacctgtatgtatgtttgtttgtaaccgacttctttgggcgcgattttgacccactttaaacggccagatttcgttcaaactttatagatttattgaggaccgatgacaatacactaatttgataaaattattccatttttcaatttgcaaaatatgataaaagcgtgttttttagtttttttaaactattataatatattatttaatacataatatacacgCTTTGGTAAGCTGATTTGTTATAACAAAGTTACattcaatatacattatatgcatattgaaataaacatgaattttCTCTTGCGATGTACGGATAATATCATTGATTGTTTTCATTatcttatactagctgcaccccgcggtttcacccgcgttagtccgtatcccgtaggaatatcgatataaaaagttgcctatatgttattccatttgtccagctgtctacgtactaaatttcattgcaatcggttctgtagtttttgcgtgaaagagcaccaaacacacacacacacatcctaacaaactttcgcatttataatattagtaggataggatagtcggataggatagtaggatttggCACTGTGAGTTAGTCCTAGATAGTATAGATGTAGGTATAGATTGAAGCAACTCACGCAAAATACGCtgttataattctttttagaaattgaacgtaatttctttaaaattatgacgCAAAATGAGCCGTAGcgttaaaattattgtgttttgtttcattaatattcaacGGGAGGTTCTTCTATAATGTTGATAACCTTTTTTCGCTTCGaagttaaaacattattgttaatGAGGGTACGCTTAATATGCAAAACAACCCAATGTTTTCTGACTGTACTTATAAgttgaaaaatacattattcacTTAGATGATTATTatcgagatatttttttttaatttatggaaTAACCACAATAAAACCCTATGAATAAATTGGCGGGAAAGCTTTTTGCATACCACAGATAGCAATAAATCTGGGCAAAGGAAGTTTTCTATTCAGCCGTATTAAGCCTTATTCAACACAATGTAAATTTTGGAAACCCAAAACCAAGAACAGTGGGAAACAGACTTGgattaatagtaaattaaattgcatatcTATGATTTGCAAGCGGTGCTCGTAGCTAAAACATCGTCAGTTTTGCGGTCGAACTAAGAGATGCGCTTCAAATTAAGCCATAATCAAACTTGGGACTACACAAACCACCGCTGCAATATTAGTTTAGCAGGGGGACTAACTACATCTACTCGTTAGACGAAAACTTATAGGTCCGAAACTGGAAggagaattttaaaatcttatagCTCACCACCAAATTGTGGATGCCTTTAGTGATTATATAGAAACAAATGACTTAATGGGTCTTTACCCATTAAACCCTTTGCATAGAGCTAGACtgaatatacattataaaatagttctaattataaatgcagTTGAATACAACATGAGGAATAGAACCAACCCGTTAAACTGAATCTAATCGCTGACTCATGAAACTACATTAACGCGCTGACAGCACGTAATAAGTGTGTAAATACTAGTTAGGTTCTGTTGAACCTCATTATAATAGCTTAGTCCCATTTCTGGCATTTTGCCTAGATTGCTTTTTacgttgaaaattattatttacgtatgAATAAGGTGAATTTACACAATTATGTACctattggttattttatttgacttttatatttcagtgtactttaatttttgttcattcaaatattttacttttaactttttttgtgtctatacgtttaaaattttatggttaaccatacaatttaaaataaagctaaatataatatagtatttactCGTTTCagagtttttaatgaaacctattgattttattaggaaagaagtaaataaatacaacttaAAACGAATAAGAAACAATATCGTACTATTGAAATAGTTATTAACTTGACGTATTACTAAGTACTATcgtatatacttattaataagtattataaatacgtacGTATATGGAGCAACTGAAAACATGCTCATGCGTGTGGATGTAGTAAATCCCCAGGTTGCATCGAACTAGTTAGTAAGGTAAACTTCATGTACACGGTACCTAATCTCTGCTAAGTTTACAGGTCCAACTAAGTAATACTAAGAAAGTAAATTCTTCTGCGataacattcaattaaaatagttgGTTTTTGAAGTATATTCGAATGTAATGCTGGgatatttgttttgaatgaATGTAGGTATCTATACTAGTacaataaagctgaagagtccgatttgaaaaattatttcagtgtttgatagcccgtttattgaggaaggctataggctatatatgtaccatgggcgaagccggggcggaccgctagtatgaTAAGGAGCGAAGGATAACTACCTTCAAATCGCAGCCTCACTCGCATGGTACGTGTATCAAAAAGCATTTGTGCTAATCTAGACTTTAACCTATAAGATGAACATCATATAGATCTGATTAGCCGTTTTTGTAAAGTGATAAATATCAATCAATTACCAGAATTTTCACAATCATTATAGTATGCATATTTTCGTATTCACCTCAAAACGTGACctttgcttttattaattttcaaacggCTTAACTTAAAAAAGCACTTCAAACTTCTAAAAGTTAACTGAGCACTTTCTACTTTTTCAGCAAATAAGTATTAacatagtaaaaaaaactagaaaaacactatgaaacaataaaaaaatgaaatttgacataaacaataaaaagttggAAATCCGTCCTTAAACGGACCGATTTCAGATTTTCTGTGGGTCAAAATTGAGTCTACTAGATttggttacaaacaaacatacagatgaagctgataaaagcgtgttcaAAATAGCCatgataatgatattttctttaaaaacactaaaatatattaaatttgtttaaaacaaagaaagcATCACTGCCGCGCCAATTCCAatttcacttatttatataaatttattgtttgtccGAGCGTTTCATTAAGCGAAATTTATTACCCGGTTGTTGGAAATAATCTGTTTAACTTGGGCATTTCTTGCAACCCTTCTTCCAACTCCGGCGGCTTTTATccaaaaacttttaatacaGGATCGCTGTCAGAATTGCgcgcaaaaataaattacgctACAATTCAATCGATTTGCTTTGAATGTAATTAATCTCTTTGTATTTGgggaataaatttgatttaaatagtattaaagGTTTAGGCTTTCgctcatttattttcattatcgaTAAATTTCGTTCTTGTTGTTGCGAATGGTGTTCTAATTTCGTCAAATACTTAATTCCGAGAAGATATTGCTATATTGTAaagtctaaataaaataaacaaacaatcctttgtatctataaaataaaaatcaatgtcTTCCCCAATATATCTACCTATGTatccataatttaatatggtatcgtataatatgttttctcTTTCCAATTACTAATTATTAGACCAATAGGACGGCACTGTTCTACTTCTAATTGTTTCCACATCTTCAGAATGTGATTTTTAACTGCAACATGGCTGCAACTAACTAACCACGAGTCTGAATAGTCAACTTTGTGTTTGCGCTTAGAAGTTTGAACCTTGCAGCTGCTATCCAAGAGTTTTAGATTAGAACttgtacaattatttcttAGATAGCCAAGTCAATAGCTGGAAGTCGTACTGACTGGAACAAAACTGTTCTTATTTAAGGATGCTTTGGAGTtgtaggtattattttaataactcgCTTGCCCAATTAAgtttagattaaaatttttaatgtaacttatttaacaatgcgttatttattaataatgcttTATATTAACACGCTCTTCTACAGTCGAGTCTTACTAAGTAAATAGCTAATTTGtatggaataaaattaatgaagctTAATTGAATCCACGTGTCCAATTGAATCCCTATTTCATTAAACTTGGCAATTATGCGTAGATACagccgattataataaaaaaattgtcatacaTCAAATAAGATTTGAATGTCGAAAATGATGTTTAAATATCAGGATTCTGCGTTTAGTTAAATTATAGACGGGATCACGTGCGTCGGTTCATTACACTTGGCGTAAAATCTCGGGTAAGGGTAATTTATaggaatgtaaatataaaaaaaatcagtctCTTAGACCTCAGCGTTGAAATCAGCGACGACGTGTATGTAATGATAAATTGAGATCGTCCACCGACTACAATTTATATACCTTGGGCATTCTTCACCTTACAAAACGATAGCTTAAAgagataaattcaatttatttctgtacAGTAATATTTACAGGTTGAacaaaattctattaaaacctaagctttttatattacagtccagatttttattgatgtttaGTCCGCACAAGCGCAGGCTTAAAAATATAGGATATACAGAGAAACGTAGTAAATGCCTACTTGatatattaacaatacaaaCGACCGACACTTAAAACTTTGCCCGACCAATTAAATAAGTCCCCAGTAGTTTgctttatgttttgtttagcTCAGCGTCATCAAATATTACGGTTATGTCTGAACGAATTTCACGAACGAGCTCTCGTGAAAATTTGTTGTGTTAATTCGATTAAATGAAAGATAAATCTTGTTTTCGTGGATGAAAATTGCTATttctttcattacattttatccGCTTCATTCATTTGGTGTGCGAATAAAAGTGGGTATCGACTGACTCGTTAGACTAATGGTTAAGGTCCCAGATTCTTCGAATTTCTAGAACATTTCAAATTACTCTCTGATGCGCCAGCCCGTCAAATGTGTGACGGCATGTGTGTTTGCGGATACATTATGAAGTGTTTTATGTAGATCACAAGTCTCAGGCAAAGTTGGTAGTGTATTGAATTACAATCAAATTTAACAGTTCGTTGTGAATCAAAATTTTGGGAACCTTTataaatatcgggataaaaagttgcctatatgtcattccaattgtccagctgtctacggaccaaatttcattgcaatcagttcagtagtttttgcgtgaaagagcaacaaacacaaatatccttacaaactttctcatttataatattagtaggattgagGTATATTTTTGTTGGAAAAAGGCTATTGTTGATACTAtggaaatattgttattactttTGCAATAGGAATTaaaagatacatttttttctttttttttttacttgaatccaaaaatatattactgcaattgaataaataaaaaaatatatctataaagcGGATAATCCATCTATGAAATGTGAGTTTTCCCCGCAGTGAGACCGatggtaaatttaaattactttttatatattttgctgggagtttatttgttattttctcATTTCTACTGAAAGTTATCTCGCAACTTCTCGACAGGTGGTGAATTGTTGTCGTAATATATAACTCTCGAGTCTCCCGACAGTGGATTAAAAGGTAACACTGGGAAATTAAAGAGGCCACTTGAGAAGTAGGGTAAGTTAATCGTTATATTTAGCcgtataataatttgtgttcAAGTGCGCaagattataattgaaattatttatttaatcggtattttataaaaaatgcaataatattttttatatattatctttatgtaTAGCTattgcccgcgacttcgtccgCGTGGTCGTAGTTGTGGGTCATTTCTATCCATTTTAGGCAGAAAAACACGTATACATTCACTCTTCTTACTTGAATAGATTGCtattggtattttttattgtaaaatcgtAGGAGTATTtagatttagtttttagttttatagcattgaaatgctttataaaagagaaaattgatcacgagggggattcgaacccgcgtatttctgccaaaccgtagcaacgcctagcctctcggccaacCGTGATCTCGCACGTAAGagtatttactaaaaatattgtctGTAAGGTATCATAAAGGAAAATCAGTGATCGTCTGAATTTCAATTGCAAGTCGAAAtgatatattcaaattcaattttttactCCGCGatacataattttgttgtacgaagaaatatattaataattatagagaATATATCGTGAAATGATCGTTATGCGAGCTCTCAAATGAGATTTCAACAACGTGAGTATCACAAACTCATGTATGCGACAATATATAAGCGGTatgctaatatatttttctacgaAGCGACCttaatattgtattgcaaGAGTTATTATATAGGTAACATTACGCGTACAGTTGTTGTTGTTCAGTTCATATTCAATGTTCCTCAGCCTCTAGATACACGTTTTGAATtctgtattgtataataaataaaataattccaatAAATACTTTGTGAGATAAATTGTATCTTTTCATAAATACTGGCTACTAATATGtcaaacctaaaaaaaatcacaggTCAATGACGTTCAACctgtacaaataattttataaatacaaataaaaaacaaacaatggatataaaagaaagtaagTTTAAAGAGGAAGTGAACAACTTCGTAATGAATCTACAAAAGTTCCTGCCGAAAAAGAaggaaataataatcttacagacagacagaacgGATTTGACAAAGTTGAGTGACATCCACGCGGAGGCCAAAAACGTTTTCCCCAAGTGTTTTATCGGGGCTAAGCTCGTTATACTGAAAGAAATAATGGACAAGGCGAAACTAGTGCAAAACTACAACTTCGGCAAACCGAAGGATTCATACAAATGCTATTCACACTTTATTCATAAGGAAATGCAGTCAAAGAATATTGATGACGGCCTCGTGATCGATTTAGCGGGCTCGGCGACTGCCACTTACCGAGAGTCACTCGAAGATAATCTAGAAATCAGAATGACAACGAAGATAAGGAATTTAATTTCGTCCGAAGTGGAAGCGGTCCTTGAGAACACCGGCGACAGATCGGTCAGTTCCTTCTCCATGAATATGAAAGACGTGGATCCAAAGACAGTTAGTTTAATCACCCAATGGACGTACAAAGTGAAGCCAGAATTCAGTGTTGGAATGGAGCTGCGAGTCAAACCTCTATCGACGCTGCTATCAACTCTGTCCGTTAGCTCTAGATACGAGAGACCGAGCTTTGCGTTATCCTCGACCGTTAGCAATATGGGATTTCAGCTATGCCTGTTCAAACAATTTTCGAGTGACCTGCGAATGGCGACAATACTGAATGAAAACAAGGCCGGCACAGTGATGAGCGTGGCGCTCCACAAAAGCTACGAGAACAGCTCGGAACTTAAAGTCTTTGTCGATTCGCAGCGGTGTGGTGGATTCACGATCGAAAAGGACGTTTTGTTCAGTGAGCCTAACAGCGAAACCCGGGTCGTGCGGCTGATGGCCAGTACCATGATAGACCGACAGAGACGAGTCAGGTTCGGCTTTGGTTTCCAGCTCGACTTCTAACGACGCAGTGTGGAATGGAAAATTATTCGTACCGTTTGGTAGCGTTTTTGtagtattatttgtttgtatataagtatacataggTTTTAGTAACTCTTTTGATTCGTTACTGTTTAAAAGTGATacaaattattgattataaatatatttgttaccagtgtattttattgtttcaatgtGTTATATTTCGGTGAGTAATCACATTTTGAATTCGTTCCGAAAAATTCTCACATCGACTGttacttatttactttttttttaataattccgtgggttttcaatcgATTATCGTGATTCCGTTTCTTGTCATTTGGTAAGACTTTAGAATCTTGAGTTGTCCCTTCCCTTACAGGGACGCCGGTAACCGTTTTtggtagaaataattattaagtagaAAGAAGGTTCTGGTACGTTTTGTGACAGTAAATGGATTGAAACAATAACTAtagtttctatttataaataacatcgtTGCGTATACGTGTatgtaaatgagaaatttaggTTTAGAtcatttttatgtgaatagaatttatttaaagtaacaaaGACTATATCTAAAAATGGAATATCGATAAAACCCACAAAACATAGCATTTAAAAGTTTAGGTtacaagtattataatatagaaaatccATTGGtctatatcattatatatttatttttaagcaaaattAGTTTGATATTAGAGAACGTCTAAGTATCTATAGAAATATTCGCAACTATATAAACCCCACTGACCTTAATATTAGTGAACACaaagtatgaaatataaaaatacgaggataatttaaaaaactccaTTCAAACTTTAGACAAAAGCTAACAAGTTTCAGAGgatttgtaatgaaaaacGAGAAATATGTaggatatatttcaaataaactttcttCCATTTGTGGTTCAGATAAAATAACTCGGAGCTCGTTATCTTGGTGGAAATAAACGAATTGTCCTTGTTATGGAAGTTTTAGTTCagtaaataatcatatttctGGTTTAAGATATGAAGCAATTGAAAATAGTtagttttgatttaataacttttcttCTCTTATAGAAAAATCTCATACAGAATTGGGTAAATAGAGAAAGCTAAAGTTTTCTCTATTATACTACTATATAATGTTCTTAAGtgactttaaaaatgttttactatACACTAAGTTTTCGTATAATGTATTAGACTTTTCTAATcccaattttaaatgtgtgtattgtaaatattgtaaatataaacgtGGTCGTTACATGTGCACATTGACTTAAACTTT
Coding sequences:
- the LOC119839887 gene encoding mitochondrial import receptor subunit TOM40 homolog, producing MDIKESKFKEEVNNFVMNLQKFLPKKKEIIILQTDRTDLTKLSDIHAEAKNVFPKCFIGAKLVILKEIMDKAKLVQNYNFGKPKDSYKCYSHFIHKEMQSKNIDDGLVIDLAGSATATYRESLEDNLEIRMTTKIRNLISSEVEAVLENTGDRSVSSFSMNMKDVDPKTVSLITQWTYKVKPEFSVGMELRVKPLSTLLSTLSVSSRYERPSFALSSTVSNMGFQLCLFKQFSSDLRMATILNENKAGTVMSVALHKSYENSSELKVFVDSQRCGGFTIEKDVLFSEPNSETRVVRLMASTMIDRQRRVRFGFGFQLDF